In Moorella sp. Hama-1, a single genomic region encodes these proteins:
- the mraY gene encoding phospho-N-acetylmuramoyl-pentapeptide-transferase — MGTAITEALQALVLAAAVTVILGPPVLALLRRLKAGQAIRSDGPRSHLAKSGTPTMGGVLFLIGLTVATLILAPSSPLTLSALILTWGYALIGLVDDGLKVVLRRPLGLLARQKMGGQVLLGLAAGVVAMLWLGRGSVVQVPVTGWRWDLGWYYPLLAALLLVAASNAVNLTDGLDGLAAGITFWVALAYGFLALTLGQREMVVFAMALAGGCLGFLVYNFHPARVFMGDTGSLALGAAIGFLAIMTRTELVLPILGGVYVLEVLSVILQVVSFRLTGRRLFRMSPLHHHFELGGWSENRVVFCFWGLAIVLALAGIYIMTI; from the coding sequence ATGGGAACGGCAATAACTGAGGCGCTGCAGGCCCTGGTCCTGGCGGCAGCGGTGACCGTTATCCTGGGGCCACCGGTTCTCGCCCTTCTTCGGCGTCTGAAGGCCGGGCAGGCTATCCGGAGCGACGGCCCTCGCAGCCACCTGGCCAAAAGCGGCACTCCGACCATGGGCGGCGTCCTGTTTCTAATTGGCCTGACTGTGGCCACCCTGATCCTGGCGCCGTCTTCACCCCTGACCCTGTCGGCCCTGATCCTTACCTGGGGGTACGCCCTCATCGGCCTGGTTGACGATGGTTTAAAGGTAGTCCTCCGCCGCCCCCTGGGCCTGCTGGCCCGGCAAAAAATGGGTGGCCAGGTCCTCCTGGGGCTGGCGGCAGGGGTAGTGGCCATGCTCTGGCTGGGCCGGGGGAGCGTTGTTCAGGTACCCGTAACCGGCTGGCGCTGGGACCTGGGATGGTATTATCCCCTCCTGGCGGCCCTGCTCCTGGTGGCGGCTTCCAATGCCGTCAACCTCACGGACGGCCTGGACGGCCTGGCGGCGGGCATTACCTTCTGGGTGGCCCTGGCCTACGGCTTCCTGGCCCTGACCCTGGGCCAGCGGGAAATGGTTGTATTTGCCATGGCCCTGGCAGGAGGATGTTTGGGATTTTTAGTGTATAATTTTCATCCGGCGAGGGTTTTTATGGGGGACACCGGCTCCCTGGCCCTGGGGGCAGCCATCGGTTTCCTGGCCATTATGACCAGGACGGAACTGGTCCTGCCCATCCTGGGGGGTGTCTATGTCCTGGAGGTCCTGTCGGTTATCCTCCAGGTGGTTTCCTTTCGCCTCACGGGCCGGCGCCTTTTCCGCATGAGCCCCCTGCACCATCATTTTGAGCTGGGGGGCTGGTCGGAAAACAGGGTCGTCTTTTGCTTCTGGGGTCTGGCTATAGTCCTGGCCCTGGCCGGTATCTATATAATGACTATCTAG
- a CDS encoding UDP-N-acetylmuramoyl-tripeptide--D-alanyl-D-alanine ligase, which translates to MLTTTAAEIASVTGGRLVAGAAGTTVKGLSTDSRAIQADMVFVALKGERFDGHDFIGAALAGGAAAVLGHRFPAEQVAGRRPTQALIQVDDPLLALQRLASFHRSRVLKGPLIGVTGSSGKTTTKNLIAAVLQPAMRVLKTPGNFNNEIGLPLTLLRLTPGDQAAVVEMAMRGPGEIAALAAIARPTMGVITNIGTTHLELLGSVANIAAAKGELLAALPREGVAVLNGDNEWCRRLAATCPCRVVFFSVWGRGEIAARDIENRGLAGTTFTAVFPGREVPVQIPVPGRHNVEDTLAALAVGYALGLEPEAMVRGLANWPAEHLRQELRLGPGGCLVFNDAYNANPESMRAALQTLASLPGRRVAVLGAMLELGPAAAALHRQVGQMAATLGLYRLVTVGELAGEIAAGARDAGLPPEQIFTCTSYQEAARCLQDLGSGDVVLFKGSRLAGMEKVLQEWETASPAGANLLQEKVKTDGNGNN; encoded by the coding sequence ATGTTAACAACCACAGCCGCGGAAATCGCTTCAGTCACCGGTGGTCGTCTGGTTGCCGGGGCGGCGGGCACCACGGTTAAGGGCCTCAGTACCGACAGCCGGGCGATCCAGGCGGATATGGTTTTTGTGGCCCTCAAGGGGGAGCGTTTTGACGGCCATGATTTTATTGGTGCGGCCCTGGCCGGTGGCGCGGCAGCAGTTTTGGGCCACCGTTTCCCGGCGGAACAGGTGGCCGGGCGCCGTCCCACCCAGGCTTTAATCCAGGTGGATGATCCCCTCCTGGCCCTCCAGAGGCTGGCCTCCTTCCACCGCAGCCGGGTTTTAAAGGGTCCTCTGATTGGCGTCACCGGCTCAAGTGGTAAAACGACGACCAAAAACCTCATTGCTGCCGTTTTACAGCCGGCCATGCGGGTCCTGAAGACGCCGGGGAATTTTAATAATGAGATCGGGCTCCCCCTGACTTTGTTACGCTTGACCCCCGGGGACCAGGCGGCGGTGGTGGAGATGGCCATGCGGGGTCCAGGTGAGATTGCCGCCCTGGCAGCCATAGCCCGGCCGACCATGGGCGTCATTACCAATATCGGTACTACCCACCTGGAACTCCTGGGCTCAGTTGCCAACATCGCTGCTGCCAAGGGCGAGTTGCTGGCCGCCCTGCCCCGGGAAGGGGTGGCCGTTTTAAACGGCGATAATGAGTGGTGCCGCCGCCTGGCGGCTACCTGCCCCTGCCGGGTAGTCTTTTTCAGCGTCTGGGGCCGGGGGGAGATTGCCGCCCGGGATATAGAAAACCGGGGCCTGGCGGGAACGACCTTTACGGCCGTTTTCCCCGGCCGGGAGGTGCCGGTGCAGATACCCGTACCGGGGCGGCACAACGTCGAAGATACCCTGGCCGCCCTGGCAGTGGGTTATGCCTTGGGCCTGGAACCAGAAGCCATGGTCAGGGGCCTGGCTAACTGGCCGGCCGAGCACCTGCGCCAGGAATTACGGCTGGGCCCGGGGGGCTGCCTGGTCTTTAACGATGCCTATAACGCCAACCCGGAGTCCATGCGGGCCGCCCTGCAAACCCTGGCCAGCCTGCCGGGCCGTCGGGTAGCCGTCCTGGGGGCCATGCTGGAGCTGGGGCCGGCGGCAGCCGCTTTACACCGGCAGGTAGGTCAAATGGCGGCTACCCTGGGCCTTTACCGCCTGGTAACCGTAGGCGAGCTGGCGGGGGAGATTGCCGCCGGGGCCCGGGATGCCGGCCTGCCACCGGAACAAATCTTTACCTGCACCAGTTACCAGGAGGCAGCCAGGTGCCTGCAGGACCTGGGCAGCGGGGATGTGGTCCTGTTTAAGGGCTCCCGCCTGGCGGGCATGGAAAAGGTCCTGCAGGAATGGGAGACAGCCTCCCCGGCAGGCGCTAATTTACTACAGGAGAAAGTGAAAACTGATGGGAACGGCAATAACTGA
- a CDS encoding UDP-N-acetylmuramoyl-L-alanyl-D-glutamate--2,6-diaminopimelate ligase produces MTLAELVAPLSIIARGGNQQTPLAGIHYDSRRIQPGFLFVAIKGFKTDGHDYIGKALEGGAVAVVLAEERPLPPGVAWVQVADTRQALGLLAARFYDYPSRRLRLIGVTGTNGKTTTTHLIQAILEAGGQPAGLLGTIGNRLGDRVLPAEHTTPESLDLQQLLHQMVALQARAVVMEVSSHALALHRVAGAEFDAAVFTNLTQDHLDFHRAMEDYFNCKARLFRDLDRGVKAGPKYAVINGDDPHGSRLAALTPVPVITYGCSPGCQVRARDIHLEASGSTALLNWPGGEALMKLRLTGQYNIYNALAAFTVALQEGIDPRVALATLGRVPGVPGRLELIDQGQPFTVVVDYAHTPDGLENVLQAARQVTWGRLLVVFGCGGDRDRGKRPLMGRAAASLSDYCIITSDNPRSEEPEAIIADILPGVREVAGASYQVLVDRRQAIAAALALARPGDMVVIAGKGHETYQIVKDKTLPFDDRQVAREELAAMGYGGHSRAAQGAPARDGPSC; encoded by the coding sequence GTGACCCTGGCGGAACTGGTAGCACCATTATCAATCATCGCCCGGGGTGGAAACCAGCAAACGCCCCTGGCGGGCATCCATTATGACTCCCGCCGGATCCAACCCGGATTTCTCTTCGTGGCCATCAAGGGCTTTAAAACCGATGGCCACGATTACATTGGTAAAGCCCTGGAAGGGGGAGCTGTAGCTGTCGTCCTGGCTGAGGAACGTCCCCTGCCTCCCGGCGTGGCCTGGGTCCAGGTGGCCGATACTCGCCAGGCCCTGGGCTTGCTGGCGGCCCGTTTCTACGATTACCCCAGCCGGCGGCTGCGCTTAATCGGGGTTACCGGTACCAACGGTAAGACTACCACTACCCACCTGATCCAGGCTATTTTGGAGGCCGGCGGGCAGCCGGCCGGGTTGCTGGGTACCATTGGCAACCGCCTGGGGGACCGGGTGTTACCGGCCGAGCATACGACACCAGAATCCCTGGACCTGCAGCAGCTCCTGCACCAGATGGTGGCCCTGCAGGCCCGGGCCGTGGTAATGGAAGTCTCATCCCATGCCCTGGCCCTGCACCGGGTGGCCGGGGCCGAGTTCGATGCCGCCGTTTTCACCAACCTGACCCAGGACCATCTGGATTTCCACCGCGCTATGGAGGATTATTTTAACTGTAAAGCCCGGCTCTTCCGGGACCTGGACCGGGGGGTAAAGGCCGGGCCGAAGTACGCCGTCATCAACGGTGACGACCCCCACGGCAGCCGCCTGGCCGCCCTGACACCGGTGCCGGTAATCACCTACGGCTGTAGTCCCGGCTGCCAGGTCCGGGCGCGGGATATCCACCTGGAAGCCAGTGGCTCGACGGCCTTGCTAAATTGGCCCGGAGGCGAGGCCCTCATGAAACTCCGGCTTACCGGGCAGTACAATATTTATAATGCCCTGGCCGCCTTTACGGTAGCCCTGCAAGAAGGTATCGACCCCAGGGTGGCCCTGGCCACCCTGGGCCGCGTTCCCGGGGTGCCCGGGCGCCTGGAGTTAATCGACCAGGGCCAGCCCTTTACAGTGGTGGTTGATTATGCCCATACCCCGGACGGCCTGGAGAACGTCCTCCAGGCGGCCCGCCAGGTCACCTGGGGCCGGTTGCTGGTTGTCTTTGGTTGCGGCGGTGACCGGGACCGGGGCAAGCGACCGTTAATGGGCCGGGCTGCTGCGAGCTTAAGCGATTACTGTATTATTACCTCCGATAACCCCCGCAGCGAGGAGCCGGAGGCCATTATTGCCGACATTCTGCCCGGGGTGCGGGAGGTTGCCGGTGCCAGCTACCAGGTGCTGGTTGACCGGCGCCAGGCCATAGCCGCCGCCTTGGCCCTGGCCCGGCCGGGGGACATGGTGGTTATTGCCGGTAAGGGTCATGAAACCTATCAAATAGTTAAGGATAAAACCTTGCCCTTTGACGACCGCCAGGTGGCCAGGGAGGAACTGGCCGCCATGGGTTATGGTGGGCATTCCAGGGCCGCACAGGGGGCACCAGCGAGGGATGGTCCATCATGTTAA
- the murD gene encoding UDP-N-acetylmuramoyl-L-alanine--D-glutamate ligase gives MSWQGQSILVVGLGRSGRAAAVELARQGARVTACDRQLLEGEELAALSRAGVKLILGGYPEIGEWRPELVITSPGVPSGEPPLVEARKLGIPIWSELELAYRLLPAGVKVIAITGTNGKTTTTSLCGRILQETGLPAVVGGNIGIPLVKELQDIKPGSYVVCEVSSFQLEAITSFHPRVAAILNITPDHLDRHGSLANYIAAKERVMAYQEAGDFVVLNYDDPVTRAMASRARGQVLFFSRQGRPPRGAWLEEGAIYYDLGPGNPARLCPREELSLKGNHNLENSMAASLVALALGVEPMRLRQTLKTFPAVPHRLEPVAEINGVHYINDSKGTNPEATMKALEAYPNPLVLIAGGRNKGSDFTLLAQQMVGRVKHLVLVGEAAPELEEAARKAGLTSIYRARDFAVAVREASRAAAPGDIVMLSPACASWDMFKNYEERGDIFKSLVRQMQDAG, from the coding sequence ATGTCCTGGCAGGGACAAAGTATTCTGGTAGTCGGCCTGGGCCGCAGCGGCCGGGCGGCGGCGGTAGAACTGGCCCGCCAGGGAGCCAGGGTAACCGCCTGCGATCGTCAACTCCTGGAGGGGGAAGAACTGGCGGCCTTAAGCCGGGCCGGGGTAAAGCTAATCCTGGGCGGCTACCCGGAAATAGGGGAATGGCGACCGGAGCTGGTGATCACCAGCCCCGGCGTACCCTCCGGGGAACCTCCCCTGGTGGAAGCCCGGAAACTGGGTATCCCCATTTGGAGTGAACTGGAACTGGCCTACCGGCTACTGCCGGCGGGGGTCAAGGTCATAGCCATCACCGGCACCAACGGCAAGACTACGACTACCTCCCTGTGCGGCCGGATCCTGCAGGAAACCGGCCTGCCGGCGGTGGTGGGGGGGAATATTGGCATCCCCCTGGTCAAGGAACTGCAGGATATAAAACCGGGAAGCTATGTAGTCTGCGAGGTAAGCAGTTTTCAGCTGGAGGCCATAACCTCCTTTCACCCCAGGGTAGCGGCTATCTTGAACATTACCCCGGATCACCTGGACCGCCACGGCAGCCTGGCGAATTATATCGCTGCCAAGGAACGGGTTATGGCCTACCAGGAGGCCGGCGATTTCGTTGTCTTAAACTATGATGACCCCGTTACCCGGGCCATGGCCTCCAGGGCCCGGGGGCAGGTTTTGTTCTTCAGCCGCCAGGGGCGGCCGCCCCGGGGGGCCTGGCTGGAGGAAGGGGCTATCTACTATGATCTGGGCCCCGGTAACCCGGCGCGCCTTTGCCCCCGGGAGGAGCTTTCCCTGAAGGGCAACCACAACCTGGAGAATTCCATGGCCGCCTCCCTGGTAGCCCTGGCCCTGGGGGTAGAACCGATGCGGTTACGGCAGACCCTGAAGACCTTCCCCGCCGTCCCCCATCGCCTGGAACCGGTGGCGGAGATCAACGGGGTGCATTATATCAATGATTCCAAGGGCACCAATCCTGAGGCTACTATGAAGGCCCTGGAAGCCTATCCCAATCCCCTGGTCCTTATTGCCGGGGGCCGGAATAAGGGCAGTGACTTCACCCTGCTGGCGCAACAGATGGTGGGCCGGGTGAAACACTTAGTACTGGTGGGAGAAGCGGCGCCGGAACTGGAGGAGGCCGCCAGGAAGGCGGGGCTCACCTCCATTTACCGGGCCCGGGACTTTGCCGTTGCCGTCCGGGAAGCCAGCAGGGCCGCTGCGCCCGGGGATATCGTCATGCTTTCACCGGCCTGCGCCAGCTGGGATATGTTCAAGAACTATGAAGAACGGGGCGATATTTTCAAATCCCTGGTCCGGCAGATGCAGGACGCAGGTTAA
- the murG gene encoding undecaprenyldiphospho-muramoylpentapeptide beta-N-acetylglucosaminyltransferase, protein MRVIITGGGTGGHVYPALAIGRGLQAARPDIELLYIGTARGLEADVVPRSGLPLVTINVRGLDRRRVWKNIPALVKTARGLGEAWLRVQRFHPDAVVGTGGYVSGPVCLAAALQGIPVILHEQNAFPGVTNRLLAVLARTVCLTFPEAASRFPRRTRLVTTGLPVRPEILQADRENCRRELGLQPGQLLILAAGGSQGARSLNEALLPLIKDLAGRPDVSLLQVTGRRDYDDYRQQVQARGIDLDKSGNITIKPYIYNMEQALAAADLVIGRAGASFLAEILARGLPSILIPFPYATANHQEYNARALARQGAAKVILDRELKTGRLYRSVMELLGAREKLQAMATAAASLGRPGALEAIVQVVMAAVEHRGRPS, encoded by the coding sequence GTGCGGGTTATTATTACCGGCGGTGGCACCGGGGGCCATGTTTACCCGGCCCTGGCTATTGGCCGGGGTTTGCAGGCAGCCAGGCCGGATATAGAGCTACTTTATATCGGCACCGCCAGGGGACTGGAAGCCGACGTGGTACCCCGGTCCGGCCTGCCCCTGGTGACCATTAACGTCCGGGGCCTGGACCGGCGCCGGGTGTGGAAGAATATCCCTGCCCTGGTAAAAACGGCTCGCGGCCTGGGGGAGGCCTGGCTGCGGGTGCAACGTTTTCACCCCGATGCCGTTGTCGGTACCGGCGGTTATGTCAGCGGCCCGGTCTGCCTGGCCGCTGCCCTGCAGGGAATCCCGGTGATCCTTCACGAGCAAAATGCCTTCCCGGGTGTTACCAACCGCCTGCTAGCGGTTCTGGCCCGTACCGTTTGCCTGACCTTCCCGGAGGCGGCCTCCCGTTTTCCCCGGCGGACCAGGCTGGTTACCACCGGGTTGCCGGTGCGGCCGGAGATCCTCCAGGCCGACCGGGAAAACTGCCGGCGGGAACTGGGCCTGCAGCCAGGGCAGTTATTAATCCTGGCGGCCGGCGGCAGCCAGGGGGCCCGGAGCCTTAACGAGGCCTTGTTACCCCTAATCAAGGACCTGGCCGGCCGCCCGGACGTCAGCCTGCTTCAGGTGACAGGCCGCCGGGATTATGACGACTACCGGCAGCAGGTACAGGCCCGGGGAATAGATCTGGATAAAAGCGGTAATATTACCATTAAACCCTATATATACAATATGGAGCAGGCCCTGGCTGCGGCTGACCTGGTTATTGGCCGGGCCGGGGCTTCTTTTTTAGCTGAGATTCTAGCCCGCGGTTTACCGTCCATTTTGATTCCCTTCCCCTATGCGACGGCCAACCACCAGGAGTATAACGCCCGCGCTTTAGCCCGGCAGGGGGCGGCTAAGGTGATCCTCGATCGGGAACTCAAGACCGGACGCCTGTACCGGTCAGTAATGGAACTCCTGGGTGCCCGGGAAAAACTCCAGGCTATGGCGACCGCGGCCGCTTCCCTGGGCCGTCCCGGGGCCCTGGAGGCCATTGTCCAGGTAGTCATGGCTGCGGTGGAACACCGGGGGCGCCCCTCATGA
- a CDS encoding stage V sporulation protein D, with translation MQTNVNIRKRLVLIFLILAGCLVTILLRLAWLQFVRGGELQQKALNNRLNVLPVAAQRGVIYDRNRHELAVSVATDYIGAFPPEVRDSGRAQEIADKLGAILGLPPDKVLEKITRNTGFEFVERQVEYAKAQQIRDLVKNKKLPGIEVVPENRRYYPNGPLAAQILGFCGIDNQGLEGIEAMYDKELAGEPGKIVMEFDALGHEIPRATHRYMAPQNGHSLVLTIDQTIQYIAERELDKIMASPTNPKKANIIVMDPKTGEILAMASRPAFDPNNFNKYPNSVWGNPLVRDAYEPGSAFKIITAAAALEEGVVKPTDRFYDPGYIKVGPDTINCWLPGGHGSETFVEGVKNSCNPVFVQTALRLEEKKAGLFYNYIKAFGFGRPTGIDLTGEGSGLLIPQQELKPINIATIGIGQGIAVTPLQLVTAVSAVANGGQLMRPHLVKEVLDDQGKVVKEIAPEAERQVISPETAKQLREMLEAVVSEGTGRNAYIPGYRVGGKTGTAQKAGPGGYMEGKYVASFIGMAPVNDPRLVALVTIDEPKGYPYYGGTLAAPIFQRVVADALHYLKVPPQYDSKQANKEKPAAPVTVPNVTGLDLAAARAELEKAGLAVRVEGETGKVIAQMPRAGAVVSSGTKVILYLQGDPNRPRVPDVNGLRVTEAAEVLAAYGLQLVPAGTGQAGEQNPIPGTLVTPGTSIHVKFHEPAQEVLGP, from the coding sequence GTGCAAACGAATGTCAACATCCGTAAACGCCTGGTCCTTATTTTTTTAATCCTGGCAGGTTGCCTGGTAACGATTTTATTGCGGTTGGCCTGGTTACAGTTCGTCCGCGGTGGCGAGCTGCAGCAAAAGGCCCTCAATAACCGGCTCAATGTCCTGCCGGTGGCGGCCCAACGGGGCGTCATTTATGACCGTAACCGGCATGAGCTGGCCGTAAGCGTTGCGACTGACTATATTGGCGCCTTCCCACCGGAAGTCAGGGATTCGGGCCGGGCCCAGGAGATAGCCGACAAACTGGGCGCTATCCTCGGCCTGCCCCCGGACAAGGTCCTGGAGAAGATAACCCGCAATACAGGCTTCGAATTTGTCGAACGCCAGGTGGAATATGCTAAAGCTCAGCAAATAAGGGATCTGGTTAAGAATAAGAAGTTACCAGGAATCGAAGTGGTGCCGGAGAACCGGCGCTATTATCCCAATGGCCCCCTGGCCGCCCAGATACTGGGGTTCTGCGGTATTGATAACCAGGGTCTGGAAGGCATTGAGGCCATGTATGACAAGGAATTGGCCGGGGAACCCGGCAAAATTGTGATGGAATTCGACGCCCTGGGGCATGAGATACCCCGGGCCACCCACCGCTATATGGCACCCCAAAACGGCCACAGCCTGGTGCTGACCATCGACCAGACGATCCAGTATATTGCCGAACGTGAACTGGATAAGATCATGGCCAGCCCCACCAACCCGAAAAAAGCCAATATCATTGTCATGGATCCTAAAACCGGCGAGATCCTGGCTATGGCCAGCCGGCCGGCCTTTGATCCGAATAACTTTAATAAGTACCCCAACAGCGTCTGGGGTAACCCCCTGGTGCGGGACGCCTACGAACCGGGTTCGGCCTTTAAGATCATCACCGCGGCGGCTGCCCTGGAGGAGGGTGTGGTAAAGCCGACGGATCGGTTTTACGACCCTGGCTACATCAAGGTTGGCCCGGACACTATTAACTGCTGGTTGCCCGGGGGTCACGGTAGCGAGACCTTTGTTGAAGGGGTGAAAAACTCCTGCAACCCGGTCTTCGTCCAGACGGCCCTGCGGTTGGAAGAAAAGAAAGCCGGCCTCTTTTATAATTACATCAAGGCCTTTGGTTTCGGCCGGCCCACGGGCATCGATTTAACCGGCGAAGGCAGCGGTTTACTCATTCCCCAGCAGGAGCTGAAACCCATCAATATCGCCACCATTGGTATCGGCCAGGGTATTGCCGTCACGCCCCTGCAACTGGTAACGGCCGTTTCGGCCGTCGCCAATGGCGGCCAGCTGATGCGGCCCCACCTGGTGAAAGAGGTTCTGGACGACCAGGGTAAAGTGGTGAAAGAGATTGCCCCGGAGGCGGAGCGGCAGGTAATATCCCCGGAAACGGCCAAACAGCTGCGGGAGATGTTAGAAGCCGTTGTCAGTGAGGGTACCGGTCGTAACGCCTACATCCCCGGTTACCGGGTCGGCGGCAAAACGGGTACGGCCCAGAAGGCCGGGCCCGGCGGCTATATGGAAGGCAAGTATGTAGCTTCCTTTATCGGTATGGCTCCGGTGAACGACCCCCGTCTGGTGGCCCTGGTAACCATTGACGAACCAAAGGGATATCCTTATTATGGTGGTACCCTGGCGGCGCCTATCTTCCAGCGAGTGGTGGCCGATGCCCTCCATTACCTGAAGGTACCGCCCCAGTATGATAGTAAACAGGCCAATAAAGAAAAACCGGCGGCCCCGGTCACCGTACCCAATGTTACCGGCCTTGACCTGGCGGCAGCCCGGGCCGAACTGGAGAAGGCCGGCCTGGCGGTCCGGGTCGAGGGCGAGACTGGTAAGGTAATAGCCCAGATGCCCCGGGCCGGAGCCGTGGTATCGTCGGGCACCAAAGTGATCCTCTACCTGCAGGGTGATCCCAACCGGCCGCGGGTTCCGGATGTTAACGGTTTGCGGGTGACCGAGGCGGCCGAGGTCCTGGCGGCATACGGTCTGCAACTGGTGCCCGCGGGAACGGGCCAGGCCGGGGAGCAAAACCCCATTCCCGGCACCCTGGTTACACCGGGAACGAGTATCCACGTCAAGTTCCATGAACCGGCCCAGGAGGTTCTGGGGCCTTAA
- the ftsW gene encoding putative lipid II flippase FtsW: MRRRAGPFDFWLFLAVMLLLGMGVIMIFSASALTSSYNYGDALYFLKRQLIWALLGLTGLFLAVQFDYSRLKPLAAPFLALALVLLILVLAIGIATRGSARWLGVGSLAFQPSETIKLAMVIFLAASLADNRRYLGNLVRGLGPYLALLVVVCLLILAQPDLGTAVAVAGTTYLMLAAAGADKRHLALLAALGVGAVALAIIIAPYRMARFTAFLDPWADARGNGFQTVQSLLAIGSGGLFGTGLGQGRQKLYYVPENHTDFIFAILSEELGFIGAALVVILFLLLVWRGFQTAFKAPDTFGSLLAAGITTMLALQAIINMGVVTGLMPVTGITLPLVSYGGSSLIFSLLGIGILLNISRYAGS, translated from the coding sequence ATGCGCCGCCGGGCGGGCCCCTTCGATTTCTGGTTGTTCCTGGCTGTCATGCTGCTCCTGGGTATGGGAGTAATCATGATTTTTAGCGCCAGCGCCCTTACCTCGTCCTATAATTATGGCGACGCCCTTTACTTTCTAAAACGCCAGCTAATATGGGCGCTGCTGGGACTAACGGGCCTCTTCCTGGCTGTCCAGTTCGACTACTCCCGGCTAAAACCACTGGCGGCACCCTTCCTGGCCCTGGCCCTGGTTCTCCTGATTCTGGTGCTGGCCATAGGTATCGCCACCCGGGGGTCGGCTCGCTGGCTGGGAGTAGGTTCCCTGGCCTTCCAGCCCTCGGAGACCATCAAGCTGGCTATGGTCATCTTCCTGGCTGCCAGCCTGGCCGATAACCGTCGTTACCTGGGTAATCTGGTGCGAGGGCTGGGGCCTTACCTGGCCCTGCTGGTTGTTGTCTGCCTGCTAATCCTGGCCCAGCCTGACCTGGGGACGGCGGTGGCCGTCGCCGGTACCACTTATCTGATGCTTGCGGCGGCCGGGGCCGATAAACGGCACCTGGCTCTCCTGGCTGCCCTGGGGGTAGGGGCGGTGGCGCTGGCTATTATCATTGCCCCCTACCGGATGGCCCGGTTTACCGCTTTTCTCGACCCCTGGGCCGATGCCCGGGGAAATGGTTTCCAGACCGTTCAATCCCTGCTGGCCATTGGTTCCGGCGGGCTCTTCGGTACCGGCCTGGGCCAGGGCCGTCAGAAGCTCTACTACGTACCGGAGAATCACACCGACTTTATCTTTGCCATTTTAAGTGAAGAACTGGGCTTTATCGGGGCTGCCCTGGTAGTCATCCTCTTCTTACTCCTGGTATGGCGGGGCTTTCAGACCGCCTTCAAGGCACCTGATACCTTTGGCAGTCTCCTGGCTGCCGGGATCACTACCATGCTGGCCCTCCAGGCCATTATCAATATGGGGGTAGTCACCGGTCTGATGCCGGTGACGGGGATTACTTTGCCCCTGGTCAGTTACGGTGGCTCCTCCCTGATCTTCTCTTTACTGGGGATAGGTATTCTACTCAATATATCCCGTTATGCGGGCAGTTAG
- the ftsL gene encoding cell division protein FtsL, which produces MPGPVTGSKYSLRTGAAGRHQKTGARQKVILLGLVLLAIITGLALTFLSMQLVIKGYKIDSIKQELGTLQRENEQLQLEVARLKAPERVARVATAKLGMIEPQTEQIYYVPDKAGTGKQVQVAAAAPAGTAVTSPAPGGQSWWVALTEALHQWLGPGRPARAGA; this is translated from the coding sequence ATGCCAGGCCCGGTTACAGGGAGCAAGTATTCCTTACGGACCGGTGCCGCCGGCCGGCACCAGAAGACCGGGGCCAGACAAAAGGTAATCCTTCTAGGCCTGGTGTTGCTGGCTATTATAACCGGTCTGGCCCTGACCTTTTTGTCCATGCAGCTGGTAATAAAAGGATACAAGATTGATAGCATAAAACAGGAACTGGGTACTTTGCAAAGGGAGAATGAACAGCTACAATTAGAGGTGGCCCGCTTGAAGGCACCGGAACGAGTGGCCAGGGTTGCAACTGCTAAGTTGGGGATGATTGAACCCCAAACCGAGCAGATTTATTATGTGCCGGATAAGGCCGGGACCGGGAAACAGGTCCAGGTAGCGGCAGCGGCACCGGCCGGTACGGCGGTAACCAGCCCGGCACCAGGGGGACAGTCATGGTGGGTGGCTCTGACGGAAGCCCTGCACCAGTGGCTGGGACCAGGGCGCCCGGCCCGGGCCGGGGCTTAG